A section of the Dehalobacter sp. DCM genome encodes:
- a CDS encoding ABC transporter substrate-binding protein, with the protein MKRKIKGLTGMAVILLLVVSLVLGGCSSSDKPSNGTGGQAESYKIGAILDISGTSSSLGVPERDTLLMMVDKINAQGGIQGHPIELLIEDNKSDETEAVLAANKLIEKDVVAILGCSASGTTMAIVKPVQNAKIPLISMAAASSIVEPVAERQWVFKTAQSDIIMIKKIMEYLQKNSMTKIAFMYMNNAYGDNGKKAIEAAATQSGVSIVVEEKFDATDNDMTPQLTKVKSSGAQAVVVWAIPPSASILTKNFKELGLTIPLIHSHGVGNQKFIELAQGAADGVILPIGKMIVADQIADSDPQKAVLTQYITDYQNKYQSMPNSFGGYAADALSILVAAIEKAGTDPAALRDQLEKTQGLVGVSGIFTMTEQDHNGLSEDSTVMVQIENDKWKLLQ; encoded by the coding sequence ATGAAAAGAAAAATCAAAGGTCTCACCGGGATGGCTGTTATCCTCTTATTAGTAGTCAGTTTGGTATTGGGTGGATGCAGTTCCAGTGATAAACCGAGCAACGGCACCGGCGGTCAAGCGGAATCGTACAAAATTGGAGCGATTCTTGATATCAGCGGAACATCGTCGTCATTGGGCGTTCCCGAACGGGATACGCTGCTGATGATGGTCGATAAGATCAATGCCCAAGGGGGCATTCAAGGGCACCCGATCGAGTTGCTCATCGAAGACAATAAGAGTGATGAGACTGAAGCGGTTCTTGCCGCAAATAAGCTGATTGAAAAAGACGTTGTGGCTATTTTAGGCTGCAGTGCCAGCGGTACGACGATGGCCATTGTTAAGCCTGTGCAAAATGCTAAAATCCCGTTGATATCCATGGCAGCCGCCAGTAGTATTGTTGAGCCGGTTGCCGAAAGGCAGTGGGTATTTAAAACGGCACAAAGCGATATCATTATGATCAAGAAGATCATGGAGTATCTGCAGAAAAATAGTATGACGAAGATCGCGTTCATGTATATGAATAACGCTTATGGCGATAACGGGAAAAAAGCGATCGAAGCGGCCGCAACACAATCTGGGGTTTCCATTGTGGTGGAAGAAAAATTTGACGCAACCGATAATGATATGACCCCGCAGCTGACCAAAGTAAAAAGCAGCGGCGCTCAGGCTGTGGTTGTATGGGCGATTCCCCCGTCAGCATCTATCCTGACCAAAAACTTCAAGGAACTTGGATTGACGATCCCCCTGATTCACAGTCACGGCGTAGGTAATCAAAAATTCATAGAGCTGGCCCAAGGTGCTGCAGACGGTGTAATCCTGCCAATTGGTAAAATGATTGTTGCTGACCAGATCGCCGATTCAGATCCGCAAAAAGCAGTGCTCACCCAATATATCACCGATTATCAAAATAAATATCAGAGTATGCCGAATTCCTTCGGCGGCTATGCAGCAGACGCGTTAAGCATATTAGTCGCAGCCATCGAAAAGGCAGGTACTGATCCTGCGGCGTTACGGGATCAATTGGAAAAAACCCAGGGCTTAGTCGGTGTATCCGGTATATTCACGATGACGGAACAGGATCACAATGGGTTAAGCGAAGACTCGACTGTCATGGTGCAGATCGAAAACGACAAGTGGAAACTCCTTCAGTAA
- the rpsT gene encoding 30S ribosomal protein S20, translating to MPNIKSQIKRVQLSKLQNAKNAAARSSLRTAIRRFEEAVNNNAENAAEVMQKASRALDKAAAKGLIHQNKAARKKSRMAKKFQANKAS from the coding sequence ATGCCAAATATTAAATCGCAGATCAAAAGAGTACAACTAAGCAAGTTACAGAATGCTAAGAATGCTGCTGCCAGATCTTCCTTACGAACCGCTATTCGTCGTTTTGAAGAAGCTGTAAACAATAACGCTGAAAACGCTGCCGAGGTGATGCAAAAAGCATCCCGCGCGCTTGATAAAGCGGCTGCCAAGGGTTTGATCCATCAAAACAAAGCTGCCCGCAAAAAATCCAGAATGGCTAAAAAATTTCAGGCAAATAAAGCCAGCTAA
- the holA gene encoding DNA polymerase III subunit delta yields MTLDAVKIDIANNKIPMIYLWYGEDRYSLMEAVTTIKRHYLQEDPSGSNIEILNGKEHSQEDIVQVANTTAFFSGKLIIVDDFQYFNSGRSKGNIDTDSENEELESAGSDKGSDSEALLAYCQNPNPSSCLIVITEKVNKGRKLYKEINKCGKIIEFPFPKGQTEWIAWVQKEARQNGKSLNTTTASFLLDWAGHQTGILSQEIAKLALYTGEKQTIGVDDIQKICLPMIETTVFAMLDAIASGNKKEALRKMQEVLGQEHYLKVHTMIVRQIRLLLAASIWRSRRGTVNDFMETAGIRTPFEGNKIFQQAASFSPSILAKAMENCLQTELALKSSGGDPQLLLEMMVIRLCSK; encoded by the coding sequence ATGACATTGGATGCAGTTAAAATCGATATTGCAAATAACAAAATTCCCATGATCTATCTGTGGTATGGTGAAGATCGCTATTCCCTTATGGAAGCGGTTACAACGATAAAAAGGCATTATTTGCAGGAGGACCCTTCAGGAAGCAATATTGAGATCCTGAACGGAAAAGAACACTCTCAGGAAGATATTGTTCAGGTCGCAAATACGACTGCCTTTTTTTCCGGGAAGCTAATCATTGTCGACGATTTTCAGTACTTTAACTCCGGTAGAAGCAAAGGTAATATTGACACGGATAGTGAAAACGAGGAGTTGGAGTCGGCTGGGTCAGATAAGGGCAGCGATTCTGAGGCGCTGCTCGCGTACTGCCAGAATCCGAATCCATCCTCGTGTCTCATCGTGATTACAGAAAAAGTTAACAAAGGCAGGAAATTGTATAAGGAAATCAACAAGTGCGGGAAAATCATTGAATTCCCATTTCCTAAAGGTCAGACTGAATGGATTGCCTGGGTGCAAAAGGAAGCTCGTCAAAACGGAAAGAGTTTAAATACAACGACAGCTTCTTTTCTCCTGGATTGGGCAGGGCATCAGACCGGCATTCTCAGTCAGGAAATAGCCAAGCTGGCGTTATACACAGGGGAAAAACAAACGATCGGGGTCGACGATATTCAAAAGATCTGTTTGCCGATGATTGAAACCACCGTGTTTGCTATGCTGGATGCGATTGCGTCGGGCAATAAAAAAGAGGCATTACGGAAAATGCAGGAGGTACTTGGTCAGGAACATTACCTCAAAGTGCATACGATGATCGTCAGGCAAATTCGCTTGCTCCTTGCGGCAAGCATCTGGCGGTCCCGGCGTGGAACGGTCAATGACTTCATGGAGACCGCCGGAATAAGGACACCCTTTGAGGGCAATAAGATCTTTCAGCAAGCGGCTTCTTTTTCCCCGTCAATTCTGGCTAAGGCCATGGAGAACTGCCTGCAAACAGAACTTGCCTTAAAAAGCAGCGGGGGCGACCCCCAGCTTCTGTTGGAGATGATGGTCATTCGGTTATGCAGTAAATAG
- a CDS encoding peptidylprolyl isomerase: MEKPIITIEMENGDIIKAELYPEIAPNTVNNFISLIQKGYYNGLIFHRVIPGFMIQGGCPQGTGTGNPGYSIKGEFSENGFKNDLEHSRGVLSMARSRMPNSAGSQFFIMVDDAPHLDGQYASFGKVFEGMENVDKIVSVNRNFQDRPNEPQVIKSITVDTKGVDYAEPETL, translated from the coding sequence ATGGAGAAACCTATTATTACCATCGAAATGGAAAATGGCGACATAATCAAAGCAGAACTCTATCCGGAAATCGCCCCGAACACAGTCAATAATTTTATTTCGCTGATCCAAAAAGGCTACTATAACGGTCTGATTTTCCATAGAGTCATTCCGGGCTTTATGATCCAAGGCGGATGTCCACAGGGTACAGGAACGGGTAATCCGGGGTACAGTATCAAAGGGGAGTTCTCCGAAAACGGATTTAAGAATGACCTGGAACATTCTCGGGGCGTACTTTCCATGGCGCGTTCCAGAATGCCGAACTCTGCCGGTTCACAATTCTTTATCATGGTTGATGACGCACCGCATCTCGATGGTCAGTATGCATCGTTTGGTAAGGTGTTTGAAGGCATGGAGAATGTGGATAAAATTGTGTCCGTCAATAGAAATTTCCAGGATCGGCCCAATGAGCCGCAAGTTATTAAAAGTATAACAGTGGATACCAAAGGCGTTGATTACGCGGAACCTGAAACCCTATAA
- a CDS encoding ComEC/Rec2 family competence protein: protein MRRLLAQKWPDQAGVLEGILFGDASRISSEKLEMYKASGVMHVFAASGSNVAFIIVLGWRLFAGLPKRIRIIGTIGVIIFYAALCDYSPPILRATILGIIVLSGRLGKGKVAALRWLLLAAVILFLWNPLYLRDTGFQLSFAAAWGILTLAPLLERSPKLTFLPLILRPVTAVTLSAQIATLPILIACFHQLSLIGLITNIFILFLLGAVLQFGLIGTVLSFVPYISDFGSGVFYQAAIWLLLFADQLLSLCAGSPGAYFWVLNPGAAFYLLWYGAVAVVIVGKKKIAFIVIVLIKKAFRLACNGIDIFIAKFGSMTWLKKYGPISRVIINHRALISIRKIGCAPGREFWTKTGTILFLLIIVACLYLPSGDNRLEVTFLDVGQGDCILVRTSRETLLIDTGPKTAYSDAAKKIIVPYLMEKRINYLDMVFITHEDGDHIGGADYLLANIPVGKVLLPNVGERLENNAWQAGLPSEYLHDENKHDVLNAGDRLRFSTGLLIDVLAPVSVIQNTDADPNNNSLVLCLEHLGERILLTGDMEIEEMKTISDRGVEWDADYIKIPHHGGKSSFDTAWFDQTSPQAVFIMVGRNSFGHPSDEVLAYWQDRGIPVYRTDNNGTIKLIITKKGTQIICGRQ from the coding sequence GTGCGGCGTCTTTTAGCCCAGAAATGGCCAGACCAAGCCGGCGTTCTTGAAGGGATTTTGTTTGGCGATGCCAGCCGTATTTCTTCAGAAAAACTGGAAATGTATAAAGCATCCGGTGTTATGCATGTCTTTGCCGCGTCCGGCTCAAATGTAGCCTTTATTATCGTTTTGGGGTGGCGGCTTTTTGCGGGGCTCCCTAAGCGAATAAGAATAATTGGCACGATTGGTGTCATCATTTTCTATGCTGCCTTATGTGATTACAGTCCACCGATTTTAAGAGCGACGATTCTGGGCATCATTGTATTAAGCGGTCGTCTGGGAAAAGGAAAAGTCGCTGCTTTGCGCTGGCTTCTTTTAGCGGCGGTCATTTTATTCTTATGGAACCCACTATACCTTCGGGATACGGGCTTTCAATTGTCTTTTGCAGCTGCTTGGGGAATATTAACACTGGCGCCATTGCTTGAAAGATCTCCAAAGTTAACGTTCCTTCCCCTGATCCTACGTCCCGTTACGGCTGTTACCTTAAGTGCTCAGATTGCCACACTGCCCATTTTGATCGCTTGTTTTCATCAGTTGTCTTTGATAGGGCTCATTACAAATATCTTCATTCTTTTCTTGCTAGGCGCTGTATTACAGTTCGGGCTAATCGGAACGGTTCTTTCATTTGTACCTTATATCTCCGATTTTGGCTCCGGGGTATTTTATCAGGCAGCAATTTGGCTGCTGCTGTTTGCCGATCAGTTATTAAGCCTATGTGCTGGTTCTCCCGGGGCGTATTTTTGGGTGCTGAATCCGGGAGCCGCTTTTTATCTGCTGTGGTACGGCGCAGTGGCGGTCGTCATCGTGGGAAAGAAGAAGATAGCGTTCATTGTCATTGTACTTATCAAAAAAGCGTTCCGTTTAGCCTGTAACGGGATTGATATTTTCATTGCCAAGTTCGGGAGTATGACATGGTTAAAGAAATACGGGCCTATTTCTCGAGTCATAATTAATCATCGTGCTCTTATCAGCATACGGAAAATAGGCTGTGCCCCAGGTCGGGAATTCTGGACCAAGACAGGAACAATTTTATTCCTCCTCATCATAGTAGCCTGTCTATACCTACCTTCAGGCGATAACAGGCTCGAGGTCACGTTCCTTGATGTGGGGCAGGGCGATTGTATTTTGGTCCGCACATCGCGGGAGACGCTGCTGATTGATACCGGGCCGAAAACAGCCTATTCAGATGCTGCAAAAAAAATCATTGTTCCGTATTTGATGGAAAAAAGGATCAATTATCTGGACATGGTTTTTATTACACATGAAGATGGTGATCATATTGGTGGTGCAGACTATCTGCTGGCTAATATACCTGTTGGAAAAGTATTGCTGCCGAATGTCGGAGAAAGATTAGAAAATAATGCCTGGCAAGCAGGGTTGCCGTCTGAGTATCTGCATGATGAGAATAAACATGACGTTCTTAATGCCGGTGACCGCCTGCGGTTTTCGACGGGACTCCTTATCGATGTCCTGGCACCGGTATCCGTCATCCAAAATACCGATGCGGATCCGAATAACAATTCGCTGGTGTTATGTTTGGAACATCTTGGTGAAAGGATTTTGTTAACGGGGGATATGGAGATAGAAGAAATGAAAACAATAAGCGATCGGGGCGTGGAGTGGGATGCTGATTATATCAAAATCCCCCATCACGGAGGCAAGAGTTCATTTGACACAGCCTGGTTTGATCAGACGAGTCCACAAGCGGTTTTTATCATGGTTGGACGCAATAGTTTTGGACATCCTTCCGATGAGGTACTTGCCTATTGGCAGGATAGAGGTATACCCGTATACCGAACAGATAATAACGGGACAATCAAACTAATTATTACTAAAAAAGGCACACAAATTATTTGCGGCAGGCAATAG
- a CDS encoding DUF4131 domain-containing protein, protein MKDIFVRLAAAVLVGGFISVITVKEVWVYLFLFCMLLFLGIVFVWKPRDFVGRMVKPEVILVAFSLLVGFICGIPAEKKVAPPLIIDNVAIQGRLMNWSMDGTAGRGMLLVEDGEQRVSSRMGCTYNLRVYPDDHGNYLAGWDGVRAGDHVTFTCRLEQPKTPGTDGEFNLPLYNAVRGISGTLTAKGDVAIVEAGVPGFT, encoded by the coding sequence ATGAAGGATATTTTTGTCCGACTGGCGGCTGCCGTTTTAGTTGGCGGGTTTATCTCGGTCATTACTGTTAAAGAAGTATGGGTTTACTTGTTTTTGTTTTGCATGCTGCTGTTTTTAGGAATCGTCTTTGTTTGGAAACCTCGCGATTTTGTCGGCCGCATGGTTAAACCGGAGGTCATACTGGTCGCGTTCAGCCTTCTTGTAGGATTTATATGCGGTATACCTGCCGAAAAAAAGGTGGCTCCGCCATTAATAATTGACAATGTGGCGATCCAAGGAAGGCTTATGAATTGGTCGATGGATGGGACAGCAGGCCGCGGCATGCTCCTCGTTGAAGATGGCGAGCAAAGAGTCAGTTCGCGCATGGGCTGTACCTATAATCTAAGGGTCTATCCTGATGATCATGGTAACTATTTGGCGGGATGGGATGGTGTAAGGGCTGGTGATCATGTTACGTTCACCTGTCGTCTCGAACAGCCAAAAACACCCGGGACAGACGGAGAATTTAACCTTCCGCTGTATAATGCAGTCAGAGGTATAAGCGGAACATTGACAGCCAAAGGCGATGTTGCTATTGTTGAAGCCGGTGTCCCTGGATTCACATGA
- a CDS encoding helix-hairpin-helix domain-containing protein, whose amino-acid sequence MNQRIKIIWWCVLGTLLISAAVRMLLPVKSPVTIDQSEENRQIVVYITGAVEHPGLQHLPIDARLNDALKEAELTADADLDSLNPAQKLKDGQKIVIPTKTDSEDASDPAAGNVSGGTVGGGTNSSSASSGKVNVNTAGLSELDTIPGIGPAIAQRIIDYRTQNGLFTDPEDIQSVSGIGPKKYEQMQAYITIGP is encoded by the coding sequence GTGAATCAAAGAATCAAAATAATTTGGTGGTGTGTCCTTGGTACCTTGCTGATAAGCGCAGCAGTCAGAATGCTATTGCCTGTCAAATCGCCGGTAACCATCGATCAGTCCGAGGAAAATAGACAAATCGTTGTGTATATTACCGGTGCCGTCGAACATCCCGGATTGCAGCATCTGCCTATAGACGCCAGATTGAATGATGCACTGAAAGAAGCTGAACTGACAGCAGACGCTGATCTCGACAGTTTAAATCCGGCACAAAAGCTTAAAGACGGACAGAAAATTGTTATTCCGACGAAAACCGATAGCGAGGATGCGTCTGATCCTGCAGCGGGTAATGTCTCCGGCGGAACAGTCGGAGGCGGCACAAACAGTTCGAGCGCCTCATCGGGAAAGGTCAATGTCAATACCGCAGGGCTCAGTGAATTAGACACGATACCCGGCATCGGACCGGCTATAGCCCAGCGGATCATCGACTACCGAACCCAAAACGGTCTATTTACGGATCCGGAAGATATTCAAAGTGTTTCGGGTATCGGTCCAAAGAAGTATGAGCAAATGCAGGCTTATATCACCATTGGGCCGTAA
- the leuS gene encoding leucine--tRNA ligase yields MRERYQFDEIEAKWQKKWLEEKAGKTDEDTGKEKFYALAMFPYPSGNLHMGHVRNYSIVDVIARFKRMQGYNVLHPIGWDAFGLPAENAAIKNQTPPAEWTWKNIANMKRQLREMGISYDWDREVATCHPEYYRWTQWIFNQFYKHDLVYKKKAAVNWCPSCATVLANEQVVDGACERCDTVVTKKDLEQWFFKITDYSEQLLNDLDKLAGWPEKVKTMQRNWIGRSEGAEAQFKVEGSDDKITVFTTRLDTIYGVSYVVLAPEHPLVSQLVTGTTYEGDVLTFIEKMKGLTEIARTSSEAEKEGLFIGHYCINPLSGERVPIWIANYVLFEYGTGAVMGVPAHDERDFEFAQKYKLPITRVILDPQMAASDKDIPMPAAFIEDGIMVNSQEFDGLDNHTALERMAEKLVKLQLGVRKVNYRLRDWLISRQRYWGAPIPMIYCDTCGVVPVPDNQLPVLLPDDVVFKSGENPLTTSDSFVHTVCPKCGAPARRETDTMDTFMCSSWYYLRYCDPRNTEKAFDEKAADRWMNVNQYVGGVEHAILHLLYSRFFTKALRDFGYLHVDEPFENLLTQGMVCMDGSKMSKSKGNVVSPEEIISKYGADTARMFILFAAPPERDLEWSDQGVEGCFRFLNRIWRLVGQLQEGIQSCAGNHGISSDAQDAKAKQMRFNTNMTIKKVTNDIGARFNFNTAISAIMELVNALYLYKEEKVVDLAVTKEGVETVIKLLAPFAPHIAEELWQEIGQSGSIHQQAWPVADDAALVEDEVTIVLQVNGKVRDKVQVPAEISKEELEKRILSSDKVKQHLEGKDVMKVVTVPGKLVNIVVK; encoded by the coding sequence ATGCGGGAAAGATACCAATTTGATGAAATTGAAGCCAAATGGCAAAAAAAATGGCTGGAGGAAAAAGCGGGGAAAACTGACGAAGATACAGGCAAAGAAAAATTCTATGCACTGGCGATGTTCCCGTATCCTTCGGGGAACTTACATATGGGACATGTCCGGAATTATTCGATCGTTGATGTTATAGCCCGGTTCAAACGGATGCAGGGTTATAATGTACTTCATCCCATTGGTTGGGATGCATTTGGCTTGCCTGCAGAAAACGCTGCCATTAAGAACCAGACACCTCCAGCCGAATGGACCTGGAAGAATATCGCCAACATGAAGCGCCAACTTCGTGAGATGGGGATATCCTATGATTGGGATAGAGAAGTGGCCACGTGTCACCCGGAGTACTATCGCTGGACACAATGGATATTCAATCAATTTTACAAACATGACCTTGTGTATAAGAAGAAGGCAGCAGTAAACTGGTGCCCGTCCTGTGCCACTGTACTGGCAAATGAACAGGTCGTTGATGGTGCCTGTGAACGGTGTGATACGGTGGTTACCAAAAAGGACCTGGAGCAGTGGTTCTTTAAAATCACGGATTATTCGGAGCAGCTATTAAACGATCTTGATAAGCTCGCCGGATGGCCGGAAAAGGTTAAAACAATGCAGCGCAACTGGATTGGCCGTTCCGAAGGAGCTGAAGCCCAGTTCAAGGTCGAGGGCAGCGATGATAAAATAACGGTCTTTACGACCCGACTGGATACGATCTATGGCGTTAGTTATGTCGTTTTAGCCCCAGAACATCCATTAGTCTCTCAATTGGTTACAGGAACCACTTACGAGGGAGACGTGCTGACCTTCATTGAAAAAATGAAAGGCTTGACCGAAATAGCCCGGACATCCTCTGAAGCTGAAAAAGAAGGACTATTTATTGGTCATTACTGCATTAATCCGTTAAGCGGTGAACGCGTGCCGATATGGATCGCTAATTATGTTTTATTTGAATATGGAACAGGCGCTGTCATGGGTGTTCCAGCTCACGACGAGCGTGACTTTGAGTTCGCCCAGAAGTATAAGCTGCCGATCACACGGGTCATTTTAGACCCTCAGATGGCTGCTTCCGATAAAGACATACCGATGCCGGCGGCCTTCATTGAAGATGGGATCATGGTAAACTCCCAGGAATTTGACGGACTCGATAATCATACGGCGTTGGAACGCATGGCGGAGAAATTAGTCAAGCTCCAGCTTGGCGTGCGCAAGGTGAATTATCGTTTAAGAGATTGGCTCATTTCTCGTCAGCGTTATTGGGGTGCGCCAATACCTATGATCTATTGCGATACATGCGGCGTCGTACCGGTGCCGGATAATCAGCTACCGGTGCTCCTACCGGATGATGTCGTGTTTAAATCCGGAGAAAACCCGCTCACCACGTCGGATAGCTTTGTGCATACGGTTTGTCCGAAATGCGGTGCGCCCGCCCGCAGAGAAACTGACACTATGGATACCTTTATGTGTTCCTCCTGGTATTATCTCCGATATTGTGATCCGCGCAACACGGAGAAGGCCTTTGATGAAAAGGCCGCAGACCGATGGATGAATGTGAACCAATACGTCGGCGGTGTTGAACATGCTATTTTGCATCTGCTTTACTCTCGGTTTTTTACTAAAGCGCTTAGGGATTTTGGCTATCTGCATGTGGATGAACCATTTGAAAATCTGCTTACACAGGGCATGGTCTGTATGGATGGCTCCAAAATGTCCAAGTCCAAAGGAAACGTCGTCAGCCCGGAAGAGATCATCTCTAAGTACGGAGCGGATACAGCCCGTATGTTTATTCTCTTTGCGGCCCCACCGGAGCGCGACTTGGAGTGGAGCGATCAAGGCGTTGAAGGGTGTTTCCGCTTTTTAAACCGTATCTGGCGTTTGGTTGGTCAGCTGCAGGAGGGAATCCAAAGTTGTGCCGGTAATCACGGTATCAGCTCCGACGCACAGGATGCGAAAGCAAAACAGATGCGTTTCAACACGAACATGACCATCAAGAAAGTGACCAATGACATTGGCGCGCGGTTCAATTTCAATACGGCAATTAGTGCGATCATGGAATTAGTCAACGCGCTGTATCTCTATAAAGAAGAAAAAGTAGTCGATTTGGCCGTAACGAAGGAAGGCGTCGAAACGGTCATTAAACTGCTGGCACCGTTTGCGCCTCATATCGCCGAGGAACTGTGGCAGGAAATCGGCCAATCAGGCAGTATTCATCAGCAAGCCTGGCCGGTAGCAGACGACGCCGCTTTGGTTGAAGACGAAGTGACGATCGTCCTGCAGGTTAATGGCAAAGTCCGAGATAAGGTACAAGTCCCGGCAGAGATATCCAAAGAAGAGCTGGAAAAACGTATCCTGTCCTCTGATAAAGTGAAGCAGCACCTGGAAGGCAAAGACGTGATGAAGGTAGTGACGGTTCCCGGGAAATTAGTCAATATCGTTGTGAAATAG
- the rsfS gene encoding ribosome silencing factor: protein MEISPDQLQKVVGFIEDKKGQNISILDLKGISIIADYFMIATGNSTTQTKAITEHLVEKLPEAGIKVIRTEGLPEAQWVLIDCGDLVIHIMTPDTREFYSLERLWGDARTVTF from the coding sequence TTGGAAATTAGTCCGGACCAGTTGCAGAAAGTCGTTGGTTTTATCGAGGATAAAAAAGGTCAAAATATATCTATATTGGATTTAAAGGGGATTTCCATTATTGCCGATTATTTTATGATAGCCACCGGAAACAGTACGACCCAGACGAAAGCAATTACCGAACATTTAGTTGAGAAATTGCCTGAGGCAGGTATCAAAGTCATAAGGACTGAAGGCCTCCCTGAGGCCCAGTGGGTACTCATTGACTGTGGCGATCTGGTTATACATATAATGACGCCGGATACCAGAGAATTTTACAGTTTGGAAAGGCTATGGGGCGACGCGCGTACAGTTACTTTCTAA